A genomic region of Papaver somniferum cultivar HN1 chromosome 7, ASM357369v1, whole genome shotgun sequence contains the following coding sequences:
- the LOC113295543 gene encoding uncharacterized protein LOC113295543: protein MRVLFWNINGVTKLEAGIKLRELVKEYKPEVLCIDEPKIAYSDNVLLRLNLSVFKTSPIHNSTAARVGNLWILWLDVFNDPKVINSTRQDITIKIDGFFIYFVHASYIQVTRRGLWQQLNLFETRPWLIIGDFNCVLRNDENKGCNEPRTSCINEFSDWMEDNNLFEDDSLGSRLTWFNGQSGIHRIVGKLDRVVINDDWLTKYMNWRCKALPREVSDHSILIESWSAPVIGSPDFIYPFKPKRLKEAIKLWNQSVFGNVNNRLKQAQLHMEVDLRNSDEDPSDVAKFNLVKDATVRDELFNYDHPSITAEERVCLDLVPSFEEIKQAVFDLDADSAPGPDGFSGCFYRHCWEIIHHDLVNAIISCWQSGAIPNGINSSLIILLSKERGANTLRKFRPIGLSNFFFKIFTKIIATRLGNVLDNLVSEEQVAFMKGRNIHENICLASEMVNEVHIKCKDGNFGLKLDISQAFDTVSRSFVLEVFRRYGSSENWCSWILHILQSARISILFNGNPEGYFKINRRLRQGNPLSPLIFILIEDVLSRNITKLFQTGKMSYMVSRKDRFLGVQVMPGAVRYGHSSPIIDKIKDQLSIYKGKILSFQDRVVLIKSVCSPYSEGGLSLVKMEVMNKALLMKLWWNIKNSNKKWARFLEAKFTTREEVIKDYYVKSSIFPGIKWVHKEVDANSKSLIGDGRATSLYFDIWYGNVCIADVIGVEDLDMTARVSDLIQDGAWFFPDIHMQQLTQAGVVFDNLPSLSGGPDRRVWMPDLK, encoded by the exons atgCGTGTGCTCTTCTGGAACATTAACGGTGTTACGAAGTTGGAAGCGGGTATTAAACTACGCGAGTTAGTTAAAGAATATAAGCCTGAGGTTTTATGTATTGATGAACCAAAGATTGCTTATTCTGATAATGTGTTGTTGAGGTTAAATTTGTCGGTTTTTAAAACTTCTCCTATTCATAATTCTACGGCTGCTCGGGTTGGGAATTTATGGATTCTTTGGCTAGATGTTTTCAATGATCCGAAGGTGATTAATTCTACTCGTCAAGATATTACTATtaagattgatgggttttttatttattttgtccaTGCTAGTTACATCCAGGTGACACGCAGGGGACTTTGGCAACAGCTGAATTTGTTTGAAACTAGGCCGTGGCTAATTATTGGTGactttaattgtgttcttcgcaATGACGAAAATAAAGGTTGTAATGAACCAAGGACTTCTTGTATTAATGAATTCTCTGATTGGATGGAAGATAATAATCTGTTTGAAGATGATTCTTTGGGTAGTCGTCTTACTTGGTTTAACGGCCAATCCGGTATCCATAGAATTGTAGGTAAATTGGATCGTGTTGTTATTAATGATGATTGGTTAACAAAGTATATGAATTGGCGGTGCAAAGCTCTTCCTagagaagtttctgaccattcaatacttattg AAAGTTGGAGTGCTCCGGTTATTGGTTCACCTGATTTTATTTATCCTTTTAAGCCAAAACGCTTAAAGGAAGCTATTAAATTGTGGAATCAATCTGTTTTTGGTAATGTTAATAATAGATTGAAACAAGCTCAACTGCATATGGAGGTAGATTTGAGAAATTCGGATGAGGATCCTTCGGATGTAGCAAAATTCAATCTGGTGAAGGATGCAACAGTCAGG GATGAGCTGTTTAATTATGATCACCCGTCTATAACTGCTGAGGAGCGTGTGTGTTTGGATTTGGTACCTTCTTTTGAAGAAATCAAACAAGCCGTGTTTGATTTGGATGCGGATAGTGCTCCTGGCCCTGACGGTTTTTCAGGATGTTTTTATAGGCATTGTTGGGAGATAATTCATCATGATTTGGTGAATGCCATTATTTCTTGCTGGCAATCTGGGGCTATTCCAAATGGAATTAACTCTAGCTTGATTATTCTTCTTTCCAAGGAAAGAGGTGCAAACACTCTTCGAAAGTTTAGACCAATTGGGCTTagcaattttttcttcaaaatttttactAAAATCATTGCAACAAGGTTGGGTAATGTTTTGGATAATTTGGTTTCTGAGGAGCAAGTGGCTTTTATGAAAgggagaaatattcatgagaacaTTTGTTTGGCGTCAGAGATGGTTAATGAAGTTCACATTAAATGTAAGGATGGGAATTTTGGCCTTAAACTCGATATTTCTCAGGCGTTTGATACTGTTAGTCGGTCCTTTGTTTTGGAGGTTTTTCGGAGATATGGTTCCTCAGAAAACTGGTGTTCTTggattcttcacattcttcaatctgcccgtatttctattttattcaatggTAATCCGGAAGGCTATTTTAAGATTAATAGACGTTTGCGACAAGGGAATCCTCTTTCTcctctgatttttattttgatagaaGATGTCTTAAGTCGGAATATCACTAAACTGTTTCAGACTGGAAAAATGTCTTATATGGTTTCGCGTAAAG ATAGATTTTTGGGAGTTCAAGTCATGCCTGGTGCTGTTCGTTATGGGCATAGCAGTCCTATTATTGACAAAATCAAGGATCAACTCTCTATTTACAAAGGTAAAATTTTATCCTTTCAAGATAGAGTGGTGCTTATTAAATCT GTGTGCAGTCCATATAGTGAAGGGGGCCTTAGTCTTGTGAAGATGGAAGTTATGAACAAAGCTTTACTCATGAAGCTGTGGTGGAACATTAAAAATTCTAATAAGAAATGGGCTCGTTTTCTTGAAGCCAAATTCACCACGAGAGAAGAGGTTATCAAGGATTATTATGTTAAATCCTCTATTTTTCCAGGGATCAAATGGGTGCATAAGGAAGTTGATGCTAATTCTAAATCTTTGATAGGAGATGGTAGAGCTACTTCCCTATATTTCGACATTTGGTATGGCAATGTTTGTATTGCAGATGTTATTGGCGTTGAAGACCTAGACATGACTGCTAGGGTGAGTGACTTAATTCAAGATGGTGCCTGGTTTTTTCCGGACATCCATATGCAGCAGTTGACGCAGGCTGGTGTGGTGTTTGATAACCTTCCAAGCTTGAGTGGCGGACCTGACAGGAGGGTGTGGATGCCAGACTTGAAGTGA